Within Caproicibacterium argilliputei, the genomic segment AAATATATGCTTTACGATAACAAAATCTGCACCGGAGAGGAAGCGGCGGAATGCCGCCTCTGTCTGGCGCGCCGCATGGAGCGAATCGGTTATCAACTGACCGTTTCGCGGGGCGATTATCTTCATTCATCTTCATATTCTCACTGACGGGAAAGATTTTTCTGACCCGCAAGAAAGGAAACCATCTATGTACAATCCAAAGTCTCTGAAAGCCGAAGAATTTATTTCTCACGAAGAAGTACTGGAAACCCTGGAATACGCCAAGGCAAACTGCCGCAACGCGGAGCTGATTGACCGCATCCTGGAAAAAGCAAAGCTGCGCAAGGGTCTGTCCCACCGTGAGGCCGCCGTGCTTCTGGACTGCCAGATTCCGGAAAAGAATCAGGAAATCTATGCGCTGGCAGAGCAGATTAAAAAAGATTTTTACGGCAACCGCATTGTGCTGTTTGCGCCGCTGTACCTTTCCAATTACTGTGTCAACGGCTGTGTGTACTGTCCGTACCATCAAAAAAACAAGCACATTGCCCGCAAAAAGCTGACGCAGGAAGAGGTCGCACGCGAAGTAGCAGCTCTGGAAGATATGGGGCACAAACGCCTTGCTATTGAGGCTGGCGAAGATCCGGTCAACAATCCGATTGATTATATTCTGGAGTGTATTAAGACCATTTACAGCACCAAACACAACAATGGCTCTATCCGTCGGGTAAACGTCAACATTGCCGCTACAACGGTGGAAAATTACCGTAAACTGAAGGCGGCGGGCATCGGCACATACATTCTGTTTCAGGAAACCTATCATAAAGAAAGCTATGAGCGACTGCACCCCATCGGGCCAAAGCATAATTACACTTACCACACGGAAGCGATGGACCGCGCCATGGAAGGCGGCATCGACGATGTGGGTATCGGCGTGCTATTCGGGCTGGAACTGTACCGCTATGAGTTCGCGGCACTTTTAATGCACGCAGAGCATTTGGAGGCCGTACACGGCGTTGGTCCGCATACCATCAGCGTGCCGCGCATCCGCCGCGCAGATGATATTGATCCCGATGTGTTTGACAACGGCATCGATGACGACACCTTTGCCAAAATCGTCGCCTGCATCCGTGTGGCGGTGCCTTACACCGGTATGATTATTTCCACACGCGAAAGCAAAGCGTGCCGTGAAAAAGTCCTGCACCTCGGTGTTTCACAAATCAGCGGCGGTTCTCATACCAGCGTCGGCGGATACTGTGAGCCGGAACCGGCAGGTGAAAGCTCGGAGCAGTTCGATGTCAGTGACAAACGCCCACTGGATGAAGTCGTCAATTGGCTGATGCAGATGGGTTACATTCCAAGTTTCTGCACGGCCTGTTACCGCGCCGGACGCACCGGTGACCGCTTTATGAGCTTGTGCAAAAGCGGTCAAATTCAAAACTGCTGTCTGCCGAACGCACTCATGACACTCAAAGAGTATCTGCAGGACTACGCATCGCCGGACACCCGCACCGTGGGAAAGAAACTCATCGAAGCGCAGATTCCGAATATCCCCAGTGAAAAGATGCGGGAACTGGTGCGTCAAAACCTTGTCAATATTGAAAACGGTCAGCGCGATTTCCGTGTTTAAAGGAGCAAAACCATGGGCATGAATGATACGCCAAGCGCAAACCGCGTGCATATCGGCATTTTCGGAAAGCGCAACGCCGGCAAGTCCAGCGTCATCAACGCGTTGACCGGACAGAACCTCGCTGTGGTTTCCGATGTAAAGGGAACTACCACCGACCCGGTTTACAAAGCTATGGAAATTTTGCCGCTGGGTCCGGTCGTGCTCATTGACACGCCCGGCATTGATGACGAAGGCCCTTTAGGGGAACTGCGCGTCAAAAAGGCACGGCAGGTTCTGAACAAAACGGATGCCGCCGTTCTGGTTGTCGACGCAGCACGGGGCTGCGGCGCGGAAGAAAAAGCGCTTCTGCAGCTCTTTGCGCAGAAGCAGCTGCCGTATTTAATTGTATACAACAAATGTGACCTGCTTGCCGCGCCAAGACAGACCGGCCCCAAGGAAATCTGTATCAGTGCAGAAAAAAAGCAGAATATTGAACAGCTCAAGGAACGCCTTGCCGCACTGGCAGCTCCACAGGAACCGGAAAAGCGGCTAGTCGGGGACTTGCTCGCCCCCGCCGACCTTGTGGTTCTGGTGGTTCCGATTGACTCTGCCGCACCGAAAGGACGGCTGATTTTGCCGCAACAGCAGACCATCCGCGATATCTTGGAATCCAACGCCACCGCCATCGTGGTCAAGGAAACCGGACTGCACGAAACGCTGCACTCCCTCGGAAAAAAGCCGCGCATGGTCATAACGGACAGTCAGGCATTTGCCGAGGTATCCGCAGTGGTTCCGCCGGAGATTCCTCTGACTTCCTTTTCGATTCTGTTTGCACGATACAAGGGCGTCTTGGAAACGGCCATTCAGGGTGCCGCGGCGCTGGATACTTTGCAGGATGGGGATGCCATTTTAATTGCCGAGGGCTGCACGCACCACCGGCAGTGTGACGATATTGGCACCGTGAAACTGCCGCGCTGGATTCGTACTTATACCGGCAGTCAGCCTGCTTTCTCGTTTACCTCCGGCGGAGAATTTCCGGAGGATTTGCAGCGTTACAAGCTGATTATACATTGTGGCGCCTGTATGCTAAATGAGCGTGAAATGCAGTATCGCCGCCGCTGCGCGCAGGAGCAGAATGTTCCCATGACCAACTACGGCATTGCCATTGCCCGTATGAAAGGAATCCTGAAACGCAGCATTGCGTTGTTTCCGAATCTGCTCGCACTGCTGAACGAGAATGATCGTGATGCGCAGTCTTAGAATAACAGCGTAAAAACAGAAGCACCTATACAATTCGCAGTGTTGCTTCCTTTACAGCGAACTGCTTTACATCGCCCGTTGAAGAAAACCTGCTATGCTAAAAAAGCGGTCACACGACCATAGGAAAGCATAGCAGGTTCTTTTTTTGTTCGTGATTATGCTGCTCGCGCAATTAAAAAAGCCCTTAAACGAAAGCTGCACGCACAAAAAATTCCGGATAAACACTTACTTATCACAAAATTTTTTGAGCGCTCGCTGCTATCGTTCAAGGGTTATTACTTAATTGTTTTGCGCTAACAAAAATCCAAAAAGTCCCGAATGCCGAATAAATACTGGCTTTCGGGACTTTCTTCATGGTGGGCCATCAGGGACTCGAACCCCGGACCGACCGGTTATGAGCCGGCTGCTCTAACCAACTGAGCTAATGGCCCGCAAAACACCGGACAAAACACCGGCATTCAAAAAAAGGAGAACGGCTTACCGCTCTCCAATTTGGCTCCCCCTGTTGGGCTCGAACCAACGACCCTGCGGTTAACAGCCGCATGCTCTACCAGCTGAGCTAAGGAGGAATATAAAAGTTGGCACCTACCTAATTTCCCGGGCCGTTACCAGCCAAGTATTTTCGGCACGAGTGAGCTTAACTTCTGTGTTCGGAATGGGAACAGGTGGACCCTCACCGTCATCAGCACCAACAATCTAATTGATCTGCTTTCGCAGTAATCAGCTATATGAACTTTTCTTTCGTATTCTCTAATGGTGACCCGTGCGGGATTCGAACCCACGTTAACGGCGTGAGAGGCCGCTGTCTTAACCGCTTGACCAACGGGCCGTTGGTGCGTCATCGGGGGCTCGAACCCCGGACACCCTGATTAAGAGTCAGGTGCTCTACCAACTGAGCTAATGGCGCATATTGCCTGTGCACTGAAAACTGAATAAAGAATAAGATTACGAATTGGATATGGACAGAACCATGAACTATGGTCAAGCCCTCGACCTATTAGTACTGCCAAGCTAAACATGTTACCATGCTTACACACGCAGCCTATCAACCTTGTAGTCTTCAAGGGGTCTTACTTGCTTACGCAATGGGATATCTTATCTTGGAGTCGGCTTCACGCTTAGATGCTTTCAGCGTTTATCCGATCCGCACTTAGTTGCCCAGCTGTGCCATTGGCATGACAACTGGTGCGCCAGCGGTGCGTCCATCCCGGTCCTCTCGTACTAAGGACAGCTCTCCTCAAATATCCTGCGCCCACGACAGATAGGGACCGAACTGTCTCACGACGTTCTGAACCCAGCTCGCGTACCACTTTAATCGGCGAACAGCCGAACCCTTGGGACCGAATACAGCCCCAGGATGTGATGAGCCGACATCGAGGTGCCAAACCTCCCCGTCGATGTGGACTCTTGGGGGAGATCAGCCTGTTATCCCCAGGGTAGCTTTTATCCGTTGAGCGACGGCAATTCCACTCTCATACCGCCGGATCACTAACTCCAACTTTCGTTACTGCCCGGATTGTCATCCTCGCAGTTAGGCTAGCTTTTGCGTTTACACTCAGAAGCACGGTTTCCGTCCGTGCCGAGCTAACCTTTGAGCGCCTCCGTTACCTTTTAGGAGGCGACCGCCCCAGTCAAACTGCCCGTCTAACAATGTCCCCCGGCCGGTTTCACGGCCGCAGGTTAGAATTCCAATGGTTTAAGGGTGGTATCCCAAGGGTGACTCCACACACGCTGGCGCGCATGTTTCCATGTCTCCCACCTATCCTGTACATAAACCATCGAAACCCAATATTAAACTGCAGTAAAGCTCCATGGGGTCTTTCCGTCTTGTCGCGGGTAACCGGCATCTTCACCGGTACTACAATTTCGCCGGGCGGGTAATTGAGACAGTGCTCAGATCGTTACACCATTCGTGCGGGTCGGAACTTACCCGACAAGGAATTTCGCTACCTTAGGACCGTTATAGTTACGGCCGCCGTTTACTGGGGCTTCAATTCAATGCTTGCACATCTCCTCTTAACCTTCCAGCACCGGGCAGGTGTCAGCTCCTATACGTCATCTTTCGATTTGGCAGAAACCTGTGTTTTTGATAAACAGTCGCCTGAGCCTTTTCACTGCGGCCTCCCCTGAGGGAGGCGCCCCTTATTCCGAAGTTACGGGGCCAATTTGCCGAGTTCCTTAACTACCCTTCTCCCGTTGGCCTTAGAATTCTCTTCCTGTCTACCTGTGTCGGTTTGCGGTACGGGCGCCTCAGATATACAATAAGCTTTTCTCGCCCTGCGCTGCGAATACTTCCCTACTCTAATTTCGGTCCCTTGCGCCCGGGGCAACCATCGCCCGGGTTATTCGCTTTGCAGGTGTCACTTATCTTAAATCTTTTGGCGGCTACGGAATTTCCACCGTATGTGCATCGACTACGCCTTTCGGCCTCGCCTTAGCTCCCGGCTTACTTGGAGCGGACGAACCTTCCTCCAAAATCCTTAGACTTTCGGCCAATATGATTCTCACACATTTCGCGCTACTTATTCCGGCATTCTCACTTCTGTACAGTCCACCAACGCTTCCGCTTTGATTTCACCCCATACAGAACGCTCTCCTACCATCCTTTCGGATCCCAAGCTTCGGTACACGATTTAGCCCCGTTAAATTTTCGGCGCAGGGTCACTCGACCAGTGAGCTATTACGCACTCTTTTAATGTATGGCTGCTTCTGAGCCAACATCCTGGTTGTCTGTGCAACCCCACATCCTTTTCCACTTAACCGTGTTTGGGGACCTTAGCTGTGGGTCTGGGCTGTTTCCCTTTTGACGACGAAACTTATCTCCCGCCGTCTGACTCCCGTACATCAATTATCCGGCATTCTGAGTTTGATAGGTCTTGGTAGCCTCTCGGCCCCTTAACCATTCAGTGCTTTACCTCCGGTAATCTCTTGAGTACGAGGCTAGCCCTAAAGCTATTTCGGAGAGAACCAGCTATCTCCGGGTTCGATTGGAATTTCTCCGCTACCCACACCTCATCCGCTACCATTTCAACGGGAGTCGGTTCGGTCCTCCATGAGGTTTTACCCTCACTTCAACCTGGACATGGGTAGGTCACCCGGTTTCGGGTCGAATACAACTGACTTTGTGCGCCCTATTCAGACTTGCTCTCGCTACGGCTCCGGACCTGAAGTCCTTAACCTTGCCAGTTACATTCACTCGCCGGACCATTCTACAAAAGGTACCCGATCACCCTTTGACGGGCTCTCGGTGCTTGTAAGCACAAGGTTTCAGGTTCTATTTCACTCCCCTCCCGGGGTGCTTTTCACCTTTCCTTCACAGTACTATTCTCTATCGGTCACTGGGTAGTATTTAGGCTTGGAGGGTGGTCCCCCCGTCTTCCCACCGGGTTTCACGTGTCCGGCGGTACTCTGGATACAGCTCGCTGCTTCGCCTTTTCGTTTACGTGGCTCTCACATTCTTTGGCCGGCCTTCCCAGACCGTTCAACTAAAGCTCTGCATGCTAAATGCTGTCCGAACCCCGAAAGTATTGCTACCCTCGGTTTGGCCTCTTCCGCGTTCGCTCGCCACTACTAGCAGAATCTCATTTGATGTCTCTTCCTCGCCCTACTTAGATGTTTCAGTTCAGGCGGTTCCCCTCGCAAAGCTATGAATTCACTTTACGATGACTGGACATGACTCCAGCCGGATTGCTCCATTCGGAAATCTATGGATCACGGCCTACTTACGGCTCCCCATAGCTTATCGCAGTTCGTTGCGTCCTTCTTCGGCTTCCAGTGCCAAGGCATTCCCCTTGCGCTCTTTGTAGCTTGACCATGTGTTCTTTGGTTCTCATGCTTCATATTGTTCGTTCTTCAACATGAACTCGTAAATTGCAAAATTGTAGTAATTTTTTTAACTTTACTTGATATCGTTTTCGCAATCTTTCTTTATTCAGTTTTCAATGTACAGCTGCCTTTCGGGTTTCCCCGTGGGGGTCTCCCCACTGGTGGGCTTAGGTGGACTCGAACCACCGACCTCACGCTTATCAGGCGTGCGCTCTAACCGGCTGAGCTATAAGCCCATTTCCCGGCTCCGGTTCTCACCAGAAGCCCCTGGTGGAGATAAACGGGATCGAACCGTTGACCTCCTGCTTGCAAAGCAGGCGCTCTCCCAGCTGAGCTATACCCCCATACTGGTGGCTGTTTCCCATCCACCTTTGAGTGTCTCTTTCAAGACCCTCAAAATTAAACAACGATTAACAGACGGATCCGACCAACCTTGGATGTTAGAGCAGCTTGTTTCATCTGCTCAGCTCTCCATAGAAAGGAGGTGATCCAGCCGCACCTTCTGATACGGCTACCTTGTTACGACTTCACCCCAGTCGCCAATCCTACCTTCGGCAGCGCCCTCCTTGCGGTTAGGCAACTGACTTCGGGTATTACCGGCTCCCATGGTGTGACGGGCGGTGTGTACAAGGCCCGGGAACGTATTCACCGCGGCATTATGATCCGCGATTACTAGCAATTCCAACTTCATGCAGGCGGGTTTCAGCCTACAATCCGAACTGAGACCATTTTTATAGGTTTGCTCCACCTCGCGGTTTCGCTTCTCTTTGTTAATGGCCATTGTAGTACGTGTGTAGCCCAGGTCATAAGGGGCATGATGATTTGACGTCGTCCCCACCTTCCTCCGTTTTGTCAACGGCAGTCCTGCTAGAGTGCTCTTGCGTAGCAACTAACAGTAAGGGTTGCGCTCGTTGCGGGACTTAACCCAACATCTCACGACACGAGCTGACGACAACCATGCACCACCTGTCTCAGCTTTCCCCGAAGGGCACCTAATGCATCTCTGCTTCGTTAGCTGGATGTCAAGACCTGGTAAGGTTCTTCGCGTTGCTTCGAATTAAACCACATACTCCACTGCTTGTGCGGGCCCCCGTCAATTCCTTTGAGTTTCAACCTTGCGGTCGTACTCCCCAGGTGGATTACTTATTGTGTTAACTCCGGCACGGAGGGGGTCAGACCCCCCACACCTAGTAATCATCGTTTACGGCATGGACTACCAGGGTATCTAATCCTGTTTGCTACCCATGCTTTCGTGCCTCAGCGTCAGTTAAAGCCCAGTAGGTCGCCTTCGCCACTGGTGTTCCTCCCGATCTCTACGCATTTCACCGCTACACCGGGAATTCCACCTACCTCTACTTCACTCAAGCTCAACAGTTTCAATTGCAGGCTATGGGTTGAGCCCATAGTTTTCACAACTGACTTGCCAAGCCGCCTACGCACCCTTTACACCCAGTAAATCCGGACAACGCTCGCTCCCTACGTATTACCGCGGCTGCTGGCACGTAGTTAGCCGGAGCTTGCTGCTTGGGTACCGTCATTATCGTCCCCAAGTACAAAAGTTTACAATCCGAAGACCGTCTTCCTTCACGCGGCGTTGCTGCATCAGAGTTTCCTCCATTGTGCAATATCCCCCACTGCTGCCTCCCGTAGGAGTCTGGGCCGTGTCTCAGTCCCAATGTGGCCGTTCAACCTCTCAGTCCGGCTACCGATCGTCGCCATGGTGGGCTGTTATCTCACCATCTAGCTAATCGGACGCGAGTCCATCTTACAGCGGATTGCTCCTTTGATTTCTGCACCATGTGGTGCTGAAATGTCATGCGGTATTAGCGTCCGTTTCCAGACGTTATCCCCCTCTGTAAGGCAGGTTACTCACGCGTTACTCACCCGTCCGCCACTAAGCTTAAAACCGAAGTCCTAAGCTTCGTTCGACTTGCATGTGTTAGGCACGCCGCCAGCGTTCGTCCTGAGCCAGGATCAAACTCTCTAAAATATGATATCTAAACATCTTTCGATGCCCAAATCAATCTTAAAGCTTTTGAAAGCTCTCAATAGATACGCTTGCGTATCGCTTTTGCTGTTTTTTCGCGAGTCAGCTTCTCGCCATTCCTCTCGGAATTTTCGGGTCCGTTCATTCTGTCATCGTTGTTTAATTTTCAAGGTCCTGCTGCCGTCATTCTCGACAAACACCTTTCAACTTCCCGCCCCGCTTTGCAGCAGCTTGTTTAGTTTTTTGTGTCTCTCTCGCGGCGACTCATATATAATACCACGCCATTCCCCGCCTGTCAACACCTTTTTTAAAAAAAGTCAAAAAAAGATTCGTGGCAGGTTCTGACCACCAGATCTGCCCCGAATTCTTTACTTCGACACGAGATATGCACCTTCGACTTTTCTTCTCATCCCAGTTCTTTTCGCAGCGCGCTCAATATCTTTTTTTCCCGTCGGGAAACCTGCACCTGCGTCATTCCCAGCGCCTGCGCAGTCTGCGTCTGCGTGCGGCTCTGAAAGTAGCGGAAATAGAGCAGCTTGCGATCCTTCGGTTCCAGCGTTCCCATCACCTGCTGCAGACTGAGGGCATCGGTCAGTTCCTCTTCATGCGGTTCGTCCGGCAGATCCATCATGCCGCCTTCCTCATCCTCTGCGGTCAGCGAAATCGGTGTCTGCAGCGCACCGAGCGCCTGGGCGGCGGTTTCCGGATCAAGCTGCATCCGCTGCGCAAGTTCCGTCACGGAAGGCATTCTTCCGTATTCCTCCGCAAAGTCCTTGGCTTCTGCGCTGACTTTGCGGGAAAGTTCGCGCAGACCTCGGCTGACCTTGACCGCGCCACCCTCCCGAAACAGGCGGCGGACTTCGCCCAGAATCACCGGCACCGCATATGTGGAAAACTGCAGCCCACGGCTTTCGTCAAAGCGGTCTGCCGCCTGCACCAGACCGACACAGGCTGCCTGATACAAATCATCATACTCAATTCCGCGCCCGCGAAACCGGTTTGCGCAGGCGTGTGCCAGCCCGAGGTTCCGTGTGACGCGCTCCTCCCTATCCATTCTGGCGGACGCGCGGCGAAAACGTCTTTTCCATGGTCACCGTGGTGCCGCCGCCGGGTTTGCTCTGTACCCGAAGCTTGTCTGTAAAACTTTTCATGACCGCGAAGCCAAGTCCTGCGCGCTCCTCGCCCGCTGTTGTATATAATGGTTCCATCGCCTGCGCAATATCGGCAATCCCGCAGCCGCGGTCGCGCACCCGTACCTGAATTTTATTTTCCGGCAGCAGCCGGCAATCTATGTACACGGTACCGATTGCATCCTTATAGCCGTGCACAATGGCATTCGTCACCGCCTCGGAAACTGCGGTCTTCAAGTCGCACAGCTCGTCCAGGGTCGGATCCAGCTGCACGGCAAAAGCAGCTACCGCCGCCCGCGCAAAGCCTTCGTTCGCACTGACACTGGGAAAGTGCAGGTGCATTTCATTCGTCGCTTTCATCTTTTACCGGCTCCTTTCTGAATGTACACAAATCCGTCAGCCCCGCCATGGAGACAATCCGTTCCAGCTTCGGTGGCATATTCTGTACAATAATCTGCCCCTGCCACAGCTGCGTAAGTTTACAGCGCCCCAAAATCAGCCCGACGCCGGAGCTGTCCATAAACTGCACACCGCCAAAGTCCAGCACCAGCTGCGCCGGGCGTACGCGCATGGCGGTCATGTCGATTTCCTCGCGGATTTCCCGCGCGGAGTGATGGTCAATTTCCCCGAAAAGCAGCGCGGTCAGCACATCGTCCCGCAGTTTCAGCCGCACCGGGCATTTTTCTTCCGGCTTTGGCTGCGCATTGTTTCCCATGAAGCGACAACTTCCTTCCATTCCGGTAATTTTTAATCTCTGCCTTCTGTCCCGCCGCCACAGACTGCTGGGACAAGTTTTACTATACCGTAAAGCAGCCGAGAAAACGAACGGTTTCTGTCGCCGCCCTGCGTTTTTGCCAAAAATCCAAACGTTTATTTACAGTTCCGTAAAATACACTTATAATGAAAGGAACTGATTATGAACAGCATGGCGCACTGCCGCGCTGAGGAGGAAATGGAAATGCACACAAAAGCCGCCCAAATTCTGCAGGAAGTCCGCAAAGCCGTTGTCGGCAAGGACGAAATTCTGACAAAAACCCTGATGGTCATTCTTTCCGGCGGGCACATTCTGCTGGAGGATATTCCCGGCGTCGGCAAAACCACGCTGGCGCTCGCGTTTTCACGCGCCATGCAGCTGGAATGCAAACGCATTCAGTTCACGCCGGATATTCTGCCTTCCGATGTCACCGGATTTACTATCTATAATAAGGCATCCGAAAAATTCGTTTTTCAGCCCGGTGCAGCCATGTGCAACCTGCTGCTGGCGGATGAAATCAACCGCACCAGCAGCAAAACGCAGAGCGCCCTGCTGGAGGCGATGGAGGAAGGGCGTGTAACTGTGGACGGTGTTACACATCCGCTGCCGAAGCCATTCATCGTCATTGCAACGCAAAATCCGGTGGGCAGCGCAGGAACCCAGCTGCTGCCGGAAAGCCAGCTGGACCGCTTTACTGTACGGCTTTCCATGGGGTACCCGGCACAGGAGGATGAAATGGAAATCTTGCGGCGGCACACCGGCGATCCCCTCGCCGCCGTACAGCCGGCTGCCACCGCGCAGGAGCTGCTCCAAATGCGGCAGGAGGCCGCGCAGGTTTACTGTGAAGATTCCATTTTGGCGTATATTGTCCGCCTAACTGCCGCAACGCGCGAAACGCCCTTGCTGAAACTCGGCGCCAGCCCGCGCGGTTCTTTGGCAGTGGCATCGCTGGCACGCGCGTGCGCATACCTGCAGGGGCGCGACTATGTGGTACCGGAGGATATCCGCTTTGTGTTTTCGGATGCACTCAGCCACCGCGTGCTGCTCTCCCCGCAGGCCAAACTGAGCAGCGAAACCGCACAGGGTGTTCTGCGGAACATTCTGCAGACCTTGCCCGCACCCGGCGCAGGGAGCACGAAATGACCGGCGCCCGTGTGGCATACGCTTTGGCGCTTTTGGGCGCGGCGCTCTTTTTGATTTTTTACACCGGTTCCTTTTCCCTGTTCCTGCTGCTGTTTCTTCTGGTGCTGCCGCTGTGCTCGTTTTTTCTGCTGCTCCCCGCGAAAAAGCACCTTTCCTGCACCGTTCGGCAGCAATCCCGTGCTGTTCGGCAGGGAGAAACGGCGGTGTTTCAGCTATGTGTGCGCAGCACTTCCCGTATTCCCACCGGACAGCTGATTTTGCGCTACACCTGTCGCAACACACTGACCAGCGAACACTTTCGACAGAAGCTTCGCTTTCCGGTATCGGCGGGCGAAAACATCATACAAATTCCGGTGGCTTCACCGTATTGCGGAAAACTGGAACTGACCATTGAAAAAGCAGCTGTGTGCGATCTGTTCGGCCTTTTTGACCGGAACTGCGCAATACCGCAAAAAATGCTGTATGCTTTGGTCCTGCCGAATCTGCCCAACTTGCAGATTGCCGCCGCATCTGCTGCGGACGCTGCTTGGGACAGTGCCGAGTACGACCCGCATCATGCCGGAAATGACGCTTCAGAGCCGTTTGAAATACGGGAATATCTGCCGGGCGACCGGCTGAACAGCATTCATTGGAAACTGAGTGAAAAGCGCGGCAGCCTGATGGTACGGCAGGGCAGCCTGCCGCTGCCGGCAGGTCCGGACCTTCTGCTGGAACTGCAGGAAGCCCCGCCGGAAGTCTGCAGCTGTGCCGCGGAAACTGTGCTTGCCCTGTCCCATGCACTGCTCGCAGGCGGGCAGCAGCACCGACTGCTCTGGTTCGGCAGCGGAACGCTTCACACCGTCGCAATTGTCTCGGAAACAGCAGCAGAGGAAGCGACGGCCGGACTGCTGTCCGCAGAACCGCAACAGGCTGCCTCCGCGCTGGCTTCACGTGTGCCGGAGAACGGCCGCCAGCTGCTGTACATCACTTCAGGCACAGAAATCCCCTGGCACCTGCTGCC encodes:
- the spoIIAB gene encoding anti-sigma F factor, producing MKATNEMHLHFPSVSANEGFARAAVAAFAVQLDPTLDELCDLKTAVSEAVTNAIVHGYKDAIGTVYIDCRLLPENKIQVRVRDRGCGIADIAQAMEPLYTTAGEERAGLGFAVMKSFTDKLRVQSKPGGGTTVTMEKTFSPRVRQNG
- a CDS encoding anti-sigma factor antagonist (This anti-anti-sigma factor, or anti-sigma factor antagonist, belongs to a family that includes characterized members SpoIIAA, RsbV, RsfA, and RsfB.), producing the protein MGNNAQPKPEEKCPVRLKLRDDVLTALLFGEIDHHSAREIREEIDMTAMRVRPAQLVLDFGGVQFMDSSGVGLILGRCKLTQLWQGQIIVQNMPPKLERIVSMAGLTDLCTFRKEPVKDESDE
- the hydF gene encoding [FeFe] hydrogenase H-cluster maturation GTPase HydF yields the protein MGMNDTPSANRVHIGIFGKRNAGKSSVINALTGQNLAVVSDVKGTTTDPVYKAMEILPLGPVVLIDTPGIDDEGPLGELRVKKARQVLNKTDAAVLVVDAARGCGAEEKALLQLFAQKQLPYLIVYNKCDLLAAPRQTGPKEICISAEKKQNIEQLKERLAALAAPQEPEKRLVGDLLAPADLVVLVVPIDSAAPKGRLILPQQQTIRDILESNATAIVVKETGLHETLHSLGKKPRMVITDSQAFAEVSAVVPPEIPLTSFSILFARYKGVLETAIQGAAALDTLQDGDAILIAEGCTHHRQCDDIGTVKLPRWIRTYTGSQPAFSFTSGGEFPEDLQRYKLIIHCGACMLNEREMQYRRRCAQEQNVPMTNYGIAIARMKGILKRSIALFPNLLALLNENDRDAQS
- the hydG gene encoding [FeFe] hydrogenase H-cluster radical SAM maturase HydG translates to MYNPKSLKAEEFISHEEVLETLEYAKANCRNAELIDRILEKAKLRKGLSHREAAVLLDCQIPEKNQEIYALAEQIKKDFYGNRIVLFAPLYLSNYCVNGCVYCPYHQKNKHIARKKLTQEEVAREVAALEDMGHKRLAIEAGEDPVNNPIDYILECIKTIYSTKHNNGSIRRVNVNIAATTVENYRKLKAAGIGTYILFQETYHKESYERLHPIGPKHNYTYHTEAMDRAMEGGIDDVGIGVLFGLELYRYEFAALLMHAEHLEAVHGVGPHTISVPRIRRADDIDPDVFDNGIDDDTFAKIVACIRVAVPYTGMIISTRESKACREKVLHLGVSQISGGSHTSVGGYCEPEPAGESSEQFDVSDKRPLDEVVNWLMQMGYIPSFCTACYRAGRTGDRFMSLCKSGQIQNCCLPNALMTLKEYLQDYASPDTRTVGKKLIEAQIPNIPSEKMRELVRQNLVNIENGQRDFRV
- a CDS encoding DUF58 domain-containing protein, translating into MTGARVAYALALLGAALFLIFYTGSFSLFLLLFLLVLPLCSFFLLLPAKKHLSCTVRQQSRAVRQGETAVFQLCVRSTSRIPTGQLILRYTCRNTLTSEHFRQKLRFPVSAGENIIQIPVASPYCGKLELTIEKAAVCDLFGLFDRNCAIPQKMLYALVLPNLPNLQIAAASAADAAWDSAEYDPHHAGNDASEPFEIREYLPGDRLNSIHWKLSEKRGSLMVRQGSLPLPAGPDLLLELQEAPPEVCSCAAETVLALSHALLAGGQQHRLLWFGSGTLHTVAIVSETAAEEATAGLLSAEPQQAASALASRVPENGRQLLYITSGTEIPWHLLPESAFVFCCGQAAPPDAPCRCCGVTPSSLADTLDGLQL
- a CDS encoding sigma-70 family RNA polymerase sigma factor; protein product: MDREERVTRNLGLAHACANRFRGRGIEYDDLYQAACVGLVQAADRFDESRGLQFSTYAVPVILGEVRRLFREGGAVKVSRGLRELSRKVSAEAKDFAEEYGRMPSVTELAQRMQLDPETAAQALGALQTPISLTAEDEEGGMMDLPDEPHEEELTDALSLQQVMGTLEPKDRKLLYFRYFQSRTQTQTAQALGMTQVQVSRREKKILSALRKELG
- a CDS encoding AAA family ATPase codes for the protein MNSMAHCRAEEEMEMHTKAAQILQEVRKAVVGKDEILTKTLMVILSGGHILLEDIPGVGKTTLALAFSRAMQLECKRIQFTPDILPSDVTGFTIYNKASEKFVFQPGAAMCNLLLADEINRTSSKTQSALLEAMEEGRVTVDGVTHPLPKPFIVIATQNPVGSAGTQLLPESQLDRFTVRLSMGYPAQEDEMEILRRHTGDPLAAVQPAATAQELLQMRQEAAQVYCEDSILAYIVRLTAATRETPLLKLGASPRGSLAVASLARACAYLQGRDYVVPEDIRFVFSDALSHRVLLSPQAKLSSETAQGVLRNILQTLPAPGAGSTK